The Sander vitreus isolate 19-12246 chromosome 10, sanVit1, whole genome shotgun sequence genome contains the following window.
CCCGCCGCGCTCCTACGTCATCATACACACAGAGCTACAGTGGATCCGCAGCCCGGAAAAAAAGGCAGAAGCCTCTTATAGCAACGAGCTAGCTACTTCCATGTGTGTGCTGTCACAAGGGTGAAGAGTCCGCGAAACCATTTTCAGAATAGACCTTGACTTTTCTATTTGAAGACCACAGTAGACTAGAACGGCGTGGACCGACACGGATATGGCGACATCCAGCCCCTGTGTTGTGGTAAGTTCGCCCCCAACAACTAGAATGAAATAAGAGATACTGATAGAAGGTGACCACTGCATGCCCACTGGAAGAACACGCTGTACACGGGCGCCGCTGCGTTTGATAAATATGTGTACACATACTGAGGGTCGTATGGCCTGTGTGCTCACCGGTGCTCCCCTTGGTAAAATGTTTCGGTGTAAGCTACATAACGGCAGTGTATTTTCCTATAGCGTGGCCTGCGGCTATGGAGACGGTCACAGACACGCGCTCTGCACAGTGGGCGTGCGTGACGCAGGAGACGCGTTTGAACGGAAACATTCAAACCTAATGTGCGGGGTTTTTTGTGTCTGACAGGAGATTACAGGTACAGATGAGTAGCCTATATTACACGATTGGGCTTACGTGCAGTTCAGTGCCACGATTGTACACAACTGCACCCAGGCAGCAAGAAACGCACGAGCTCCAAGAAAAGGGGCGTGTTTGAGTTATGAGTATGCGTCATAAACAGTGGAAGGTATCAGCTATGATGGTATGTGTGTAATTGGCAAAAAGTATAGCTAGATTGGCTTCAGACATATGTTAAAAACAATTAGCGTTACTTTAGTTTGAACATCAATTTAAGAGCTTTTGTCTACAGTTAATGTAAATTATTCTAAGAAGCTaatgggattacatttcactggaattgtacctcgtacgatttcatgtgacatacacttgattgattgattgatgaataTACAGTTAAAGTTTAAATTTGCCTCAAAGAGCAAGATTTTAAATAGCAGATGTAAGTGTGTTCTAAATCAAACATAATTTGGTGTCTATACGTTTTATTAGGAGCAAAAATCTATAGTGCTTATCCGCAAAAGAGctgtttggttgttttgtgtctggaAAGATGTTTCTTCGTATGCATGTAGTCTCAGTTTGAGTCACAGCACAAGGTCTGGCCTTGTGAGATCTGTGTGCATTTTGCAATATGTATTATAGATAAGTTGACGAGCCACGATGACCCTCTGACCTGgaataagtaaataagtagcCAACAGTATGCTCTGTTTTTCAGGACATTTCCAGCATTTGGAAGCCAGTGTTGTATTGTGCCAGCAGACAGGGAGGGACCCTTGCTGACATTATCATGAAGCATTTTGCTAAACGACATCATGTGACGGTGGAAGATCCTGTCTCATGTGTCAcattgtttttcatgttttacctAACCGAGCTTCCATATGCAACGAGTTGGGTATGGGTTTGACTTTACTACTTAAATAAAAGACAGCAAGCCCATGTCTAACAGTGGAAAACACTCACACTTCAGATCATGTTACCACGAGGACATCTGCTCAGTATCGGTCGTTATTATCTGGAGTTGAAAGGGTGTATCCCAAACAGATGGGCATGCTTTTCCATTTTGGGGAACATAAGGGGAAATGCTTTGTTCTAGTTCAACCGCATATAATGTGAGGATAGGCACTTTGTAATCCAGTTTTTAGTAAAGCAATGACAGTGTGTTGACTTGGGAGGATCCAAACTCTCAAAAAACGGTTTGAATACTGTGAGTGTGCTTATGGCCACATCATTCCCACAGCACCTCGAGCTCTGCACCAGCTCCCCAGCTGTCACATGATACCAGTTATGTTGTCTGGGTTCATATGGAATGCAGTTTGACAATCTATGGTTAGTATTTACCACCACTGATAACTGTCTGTTGCTTGGTAAACTGTACATAATCGAGCATTGTTCTcagagtttgtgttttgtggcAGAAAAACTGTTGACTGAGGCAGTAATATATGGAGGGATATATGGAGGGAGTTCATGGGAAAGTAGACCACAATTCACCTCATCCCCTTCACGGCGTACTACCCTGTATCTGCCCCGTGTTCTGTGTTAGGTAATCCCACTTTGTGTCGTGTTTGATTTCAGATCAGTGATGAGGAGCAGGGGTATGACCTGGACCTTTTCTGCATACCAAAGCACTACGCCGATGACCTGGAGAGGGTCTACATCCCACATGGACTCATCTTGGACAGGTGGGTAGCCACATTTTTAGCACATTCTAGTAGGATAGTGCAAATGTGATGAATTGTCAGGGTCAACTAAAAGGTGGGTTGTCTGAATCATTGGTTAACTAGTTTTAACAGAAGCCTTGTTGTATGTGGGATTCCAAGGTGTTCAGTAACTGGCGGGTCAATGTGCCAtccatgtgttttgtgtaacCAATTAACAAAGTCAGAcaccatttacattttttttaatatgatgTTAGATaagtgatctttttttttttatttaataatgcatttttttttttttttggggtgatttctgttaaagctatagtgcgtagtttctgtctcccccatattcaaagtaatgacaacaaaactgtcggcgcgtccacatgatacaagccttccgtgatcacgcagttacttgtagccaaggaggacacggaggattaaaaaaaaacacgatggactcttcagaagaggtcatcatcttcactcgagtttctgcgcgcgaaagtctcCGGACGCCCCatggtcttaattagctttgttaACGTAACGGACGTtcgttaatatcaaaaagttacgcactaaagctatAAGCGGATCTCTGTGGTTATTCTGCTTGGGGGTGCTTTAGAAATGACAGCTGTGCCTGctgacacaaagagagaggaaatgggTACTACTGCTGACTGTAGCAGAAAACTGAGctgactctttttttctctctctctctctctctctctctctctctccctcccatgTGACCACAGGACAGAGAGGCTTGCCAGAGAGATCATGAAGGAAATGGGGGGGCACCACATCGTGGCCCTCTGTGTGCTCAAAGGGGGTTACAAGTTCTTTGCAGACCTGCTGGACTACATCAAGGCCCTAAACAGGAACAGTGACCGCTCCATCCCAATGACAGTGGACTTCATTCGCCTCAAAAGCTactgtgtaatatatatatattttttgtatcacTTAATATAAAAGCAGGCAGTCACATTTTATCACatttagtttaaaagatttacaAGTTTGAATACTTAAAGGTagcctgtggagtttttgacaaCTAGTTGCACTGTGGAGCAATGTTTTTACAGGCATTAACCCTAATTTATTATCTTGTGCATGCACTTGAAGACGCACATCCATGTGCATGAGCATGCAGGGCAGTTTTCACACTTTTCCACTGAAAAGTTAGCtagcaaagacagaaaaagacaaagacatcaAGCTAGcaaccatggatgtaaacaTAGCAAGATTTAAAATAGTCAAAGAATTggttttgtaaaatgtttaataaGGAAGGAAATACATTCAGAATGTGTGCTAGGTTTAAATAACCCAGTTTCTATCCAAATATATTGCAAATATGAACTGAATTTGCTGACTTTGCGGGTCATTACACCGTTGTAGAGGAAGAGAGCGCAATCAGATGTCGTAATAAAAGAGTGCCAAAACAGTGGAAAACCACGAAGAAAACGTGTTTACATTTCCACTCAGTGAACAGAAACGCACCTAAAGATACAgtcacatgtagctacatgtagcagGGTATGTAATGCAAACACTGCAGTAAcatgcctggagcagatgaccatataAAGAAATCCAGCAAGGATTGGCGTCAGCTTAAGctgagagtagaaaaaaaacgGTTGGAAATGGAGGGTTCAGAATCTGAACGGTCTGAAATATGATACGACACgacacaactttattgtcagttcACACTGAAATTCATTCTGCGTTCCTGAGCAGCTCCACCAcaataagaaagaaaagaaacacacatacacagagttaGACAACTACACATATAGTACAAAgatgaaaacacatcaacaacCATGACAAAGGAATGTGTCATGATGTCCTCGGTTTCATGATGTCCAGTCTTGTGCCTTGATACACTTTTTCCAccttaaacatactgtataatgtgaAGTCTGTAACATGTCCACTTCATTCCCTTCCTCTCAGAACGACCAGTCGACAGGTGAAATCAAAGTCATCGGTGGAGATGACCTGTCTACATTGACGGGCAAGGTAAGAAGCATGGAGGGCAGCATGATTATGACTAAAACAATCTTTGTTGACACTGTGATCAATATTATTAGTATTTAAAGTGAAATGAACTTGAAATTAGAAACAACTTGTACTGCTGTTGTCCATCACATCATTTCTTACTGTGTATTGCCACTGCACCGACATTTGAAATGAAACTGATACGCATTAACTGATTCAGAATTTTGTAAACAGGTTTGTTGATGATGCTAATTAATAATGCTGATGATTGGGCTACACTTGAGCAAACCCAATGCTCTCACATAATGATCTAGACTCGCGTCACATTCCTTTCGAGCTCGTTTGCATACTACAGTCCAATGTATCCAGTCCACTGTTTTTCATTAATGTCATTTGTTCTTGTGTTTTTACACAGAATGTCCTGATTGTGGAGGTATGTACTGATGTTTTCTTAAACTTAGTAACTTAGTAAAGTACACCGCTTTCTATTCCAAGACCGCTAATATGAGCTTCTCTCCTGCTGTGTTTCCAGGATATCATCGACACAGGGAAGACAATGCAGACATTATTGCAACTCCTCAAACAGTACAACCCCAAAATGGTTAAGGTAGCAAggtaatttgaaaaaaaacaaaaaaaaaactgattttattttttgtgataATGTTTCTCTGTTTCATGACGACAGATTGTGGTGGTTTTCACTGACAGTCTGTCTCAGTCTTTTATGCAGCTTTTAAATATTACGATTGATGATCAACTTGGTTTCTGTCCTCAGTTTGTTGGTGAAGAGAACGCCAAGAAGTGTTGGCTACCGACCAGACTGTGAGTTCAAGacagtaaatgtttttatttttagactatTTGTGAAATGTTTAGTTAGTATAATGTAGGGTTTTTTcctgccattataaggtttaggtgaAGCACCTGAGCC
Protein-coding sequences here:
- the hprt1 gene encoding hypoxanthine-guanine phosphoribosyltransferase, with translation MATSSPCVVISDEEQGYDLDLFCIPKHYADDLERVYIPHGLILDRTERLAREIMKEMGGHHIVALCVLKGGYKFFADLLDYIKALNRNSDRSIPMTVDFIRLKSYCNDQSTGEIKVIGGDDLSTLTGKNVLIVEDIIDTGKTMQTLLQLLKQYNPKMVKVASLLVKRTPRSVGYRPDFVGFEVPDKFVVGYALDYNEYFRDLNHICVISETGKEKYKA